GCGACTCGATATCCAGGCCGAGGCGGCGGTTCACGAAGAAGGAGTTGCAGATGGAGCTGTGCGCGCTGGCGGACTCCCTGGGGCGCGTCCCGGAGCCGGAGGACGTGGAGAGGATGTCACGCTACGATCTCGACGCGTTCCTCTCGGTGTTCCCGACCTGGGGCAAGGCGGTGCAGGCGGCCAGGCTCCGGATAGCCTCCGAGACCGATCGAGCGAGGTGACCTGCGCGGACGCACGAGGGTTCCGGCAGGGATATGCCGCATACTGAAGAAACCAAGCTGAGACATCAGCCCTGGAAGGGGTAACGTCGAATGGACAATTCTCAAATGATAGGCAGGCCTGTGTCGGAACTCGACACGCCCGCCCTGCTGCTCGACATTGACGCCCTCACGGCCAACATCGAAACGATGGCGGCGTTCTTCGCGGGCAGGCCGAGCGGTCTGCGGCCGCACTTCAAGAGCCATAAGTGCACCGCCATCGCGCGAATGCAGATGGACGCAGGCGCGGTCGGCATCACGTGCGCGAAGCTGGGGGAAGCCGAGGTCGTCGCCGACGCCGGGATATCCGACATCCTGATCGCCAACCAGATCGTCGGCGAGCAGAAGATCGCCCGCCTCGTCGAACTCGCTAAGCGCGCCAGGCCCATGGTGGCGGTTGATGCGGAGTCCAACATCCGCGAGCTCTCGCAGGCCGCGTCAGACGCGGGCATCACCATCCGCGTGCTCGTCGAGGTAGACATCGGCCTGAACCGCTGCGGCGTCGCGCCCGGCGAGCCGGCGCTCAGGCTGGCGAGGCTCGTCTCCGATGCGCCCGGTCTCAGTTTCGATGGCCTTCAGGGCTACGAAGGCCATCTGGTGCTGCTCCGC
Above is a genomic segment from Armatimonadota bacterium containing:
- a CDS encoding DSD1 family PLP-dependent enzyme; protein product: MDNSQMIGRPVSELDTPALLLDIDALTANIETMAAFFAGRPSGLRPHFKSHKCTAIARMQMDAGAVGITCAKLGEAEVVADAGISDILIANQIVGEQKIARLVELAKRARPMVAVDAESNIRELSQAASDAGITIRVLVEVDIGLNRCGVAPGEPALRLARLVSDAPGLSFDGLQGYEGHLVLLRNEAERSSKTREALQVLVDTRRLIESSGIPVGILSGGGTGTYNVTGGFPGMDEVQAGSYATMDWYYGEIRPEFRQALSILTLICSRPKPGMAVLDVGVKGIGYDFGPPQAKYPAHGEIGRFGSEEHTVWSVADDAAALGDKIEIIPSHGCVTCNLYREFFVHRDGTVVDVWPIEGSGKLT